From Marinobacterium sp. LSUCC0821, a single genomic window includes:
- the greA gene encoding transcription elongation factor GreA encodes MSTRVPMTVEGEVALRSELERLKTKDRPTVVAAIAEAREHGDLKENAEYHAAREQQGFIEGRIAEIESKLSMAQVIDVTSLPHTGKVIFGTTVDLINLETDAEVTYKIVGDDEADLKQNKISVNSPIARGLIGKEEGDIAGITTPGGMIEYEIAEVKHI; translated from the coding sequence ATGAGCACGCGCGTACCTATGACCGTTGAGGGCGAAGTAGCACTTCGCTCTGAACTAGAGCGTCTTAAGACTAAAGACCGTCCTACCGTTGTTGCTGCAATTGCAGAGGCGCGTGAACATGGCGATCTCAAAGAGAACGCTGAGTACCACGCTGCCCGTGAACAGCAGGGTTTCATCGAAGGCCGCATCGCCGAGATCGAGAGTAAGCTTTCTATGGCTCAGGTGATCGATGTAACGAGCCTGCCACACACAGGCAAAGTAATCTTCGGAACTACAGTTGATCTAATTAACCTAGAGACTGACGCTGAAGTAACCTACAAGATCGTAGGTGATGACGAAGCAGATCTTAAGCAGAACAAAATCTCTGTAAACTCCCCAATCGCTCGTGGCCTGATCGGTAAAGAGGAAGGCGATATCGCCGGAATCACTACGCCGGGTGGCATGATCGAATATGAGATTGCTGAAGTTAAGCATATCTAA
- the carB gene encoding carbamoyl-phosphate synthase large subunit, producing MPKRTDIQSILILGAGPIVIGQACEFDYSGAQACKALREEGYRVILVNSNPATIMTDPTMADATYIEPINWKTVAKIIEKERPDALLPTMGGQTALNCALDLDREGVLAEFGVEMIGATQDAIDKAEDRERFDKAMKNIGLECPRASIAHSMEEALQVLDMVGFPAIIRPSFTMGGSGGGIAYNREEFIEICERGLDLSPTNELLIDESLIGWKEYEMEVVRDKNDNCIIICSIENFDAMGVHTGDSITVAPAQTLTDKEYQLMRNASIAVLREIGVETGGSNVQFGVCPETGRVVVIEMNPRVSRSSALASKATGFPIAKVAAKLAVGYTLDELQNDITGGRTPASFEPAIDYVVTKIPRFTFEKFPQANDRLTTQMKSVGEVMAIGRTQQESLQKALRGLEVGSEGFDPIVDLAADDARDKIVYELTEPGAERIWYIGDAFRMGMSVDEIYKLSGVDPWFLVQIEDIIKDEQRVSESALGDLSADAIFALKRKGFSDARLAKLLGVSEKQFRKHRQGLGIRPVYKRVDTCAAEFATDTAYMYSTYEEECEANPSTRDKIMVIGGGPNRIGQGIEFDYCCVHAALAAREDGYETIMVNCNPETVSTDYDTSDRLYFEPITLEDVLAIVDVEKPKGVIVQYGGQTPLKLAVALEQAGVPIIGTSSEAIDRAEDREQFQQMLKRLGLKQPENATVRSLEQAVIEAEKLGYPLVVRPSYVLGGRAMEIVYKEDELRRYMNSAVKVSNEAPVLLDHFLNAAIEVDIDAVCDGKQVVIGAIMQHIEQAGVHSGDSACSLPPYNLAADIQDEMREMVRKMAIELGVVGLMNVQLAYQDGEIYVIEVNPRASRTVPFVSKCIGVSLAKIAALVMTGKSLEELGFTEEIIPTYFNVKEAVFPFNKFQGVDPILGPEMKSTGEVMGTGETFGEAFMKAHIGAGDKLPKPGTAFISVRDVDKAAALELTKQLVDLGFNIISTSGTGAMLKENGIEVTLVNKVTEGRPNIVDMLKNKEVNYVVNTTEGRKAIADSADIRRAALQHKVPYSTTIAGAAAITEALRYGEERTVRRLQDIHAESNA from the coding sequence ATGCCAAAACGTACCGACATACAAAGTATCCTCATCCTAGGCGCAGGCCCAATCGTTATCGGCCAGGCGTGTGAGTTCGACTACTCTGGCGCACAGGCGTGTAAAGCGCTTCGCGAAGAGGGTTACCGTGTAATTCTTGTGAACTCAAACCCAGCGACGATCATGACTGATCCGACCATGGCAGATGCAACTTACATCGAGCCTATCAACTGGAAAACCGTCGCTAAGATCATCGAAAAAGAGCGTCCAGATGCGCTGCTACCTACCATGGGTGGTCAGACTGCATTGAACTGTGCGCTTGACCTTGATCGTGAAGGCGTACTGGCTGAGTTTGGCGTTGAGATGATCGGTGCGACTCAGGATGCGATCGATAAGGCGGAAGACCGCGAACGTTTCGATAAAGCGATGAAGAACATCGGCCTTGAGTGTCCTCGTGCTTCGATTGCACACTCAATGGAAGAGGCGCTTCAGGTTCTTGATATGGTTGGCTTCCCAGCAATCATTCGCCCATCGTTCACCATGGGTGGTTCAGGCGGTGGTATCGCTTACAACCGTGAAGAGTTCATCGAAATCTGTGAACGTGGTTTAGACCTGTCACCTACTAATGAGCTTCTAATCGACGAATCGTTGATCGGTTGGAAAGAGTACGAGATGGAAGTTGTTCGCGATAAGAACGACAACTGTATCATCATCTGTTCGATTGAAAACTTTGACGCGATGGGTGTCCACACCGGCGACTCGATCACTGTTGCTCCAGCTCAGACGCTAACCGATAAAGAGTACCAGCTGATGCGTAACGCATCGATCGCAGTTCTTCGTGAGATCGGCGTTGAGACAGGTGGTTCGAACGTACAGTTTGGTGTCTGCCCAGAGACGGGTCGTGTTGTGGTTATCGAGATGAACCCACGTGTATCTCGTTCATCGGCTCTTGCATCTAAAGCGACAGGCTTCCCAATCGCGAAGGTGGCTGCGAAGTTGGCTGTGGGTTACACCCTAGATGAGCTACAGAATGATATTACTGGCGGTCGCACACCTGCATCTTTCGAGCCTGCGATCGACTACGTTGTCACTAAGATTCCTCGCTTCACTTTCGAGAAATTCCCGCAGGCAAATGACCGTCTAACTACGCAGATGAAATCTGTGGGTGAGGTGATGGCGATTGGCCGTACGCAGCAAGAGTCTCTGCAGAAAGCGCTTCGTGGCCTTGAAGTGGGTTCTGAAGGTTTCGACCCAATCGTTGATCTTGCAGCAGATGATGCGCGCGATAAGATTGTTTACGAACTGACTGAACCAGGCGCTGAGCGTATTTGGTACATCGGTGATGCGTTCCGTATGGGTATGAGCGTTGATGAAATCTACAAGCTAAGTGGCGTTGATCCTTGGTTCCTTGTTCAGATTGAAGACATCATCAAAGATGAGCAGCGCGTTTCTGAATCTGCATTGGGAGACCTATCAGCAGATGCTATCTTCGCACTGAAACGTAAAGGTTTCTCTGATGCCCGTCTTGCGAAACTTCTAGGTGTTTCTGAGAAGCAGTTCCGCAAGCACCGTCAGGGTCTTGGCATTCGTCCTGTCTACAAGCGTGTTGATACCTGTGCGGCAGAGTTTGCGACAGATACTGCTTACATGTACTCAACGTACGAAGAGGAGTGTGAAGCGAACCCATCGACTCGTGACAAGATCATGGTGATCGGTGGTGGCCCTAACCGTATCGGTCAGGGTATCGAATTTGACTACTGCTGTGTGCACGCAGCTCTTGCAGCGCGTGAAGATGGCTATGAAACAATCATGGTTAACTGTAACCCTGAAACTGTATCGACAGACTACGATACATCCGATCGCCTCTACTTTGAGCCAATCACGCTTGAAGATGTATTGGCTATCGTTGATGTAGAGAAGCCAAAAGGCGTTATCGTTCAGTACGGTGGTCAGACCCCACTTAAACTGGCCGTTGCTCTTGAGCAGGCAGGTGTCCCTATCATCGGTACCTCTTCTGAAGCGATTGATCGTGCCGAAGACCGTGAACAGTTCCAGCAGATGCTTAAGCGTCTTGGCCTGAAACAGCCAGAGAACGCGACTGTTCGTAGCCTTGAGCAGGCTGTGATTGAAGCTGAGAAGTTGGGCTACCCACTAGTTGTACGTCCATCATACGTACTAGGTGGTCGTGCTATGGAGATCGTCTACAAAGAGGACGAACTTCGCCGTTACATGAACTCGGCTGTAAAAGTTTCTAACGAAGCACCAGTGCTTCTAGACCACTTCCTAAACGCTGCAATCGAAGTTGATATCGATGCTGTATGTGACGGCAAACAGGTCGTGATTGGTGCAATCATGCAGCATATCGAGCAGGCGGGTGTTCACTCTGGTGACTCTGCATGTTCACTACCTCCTTACAATCTGGCAGCAGATATTCAGGATGAGATGCGTGAAATGGTTCGCAAGATGGCGATCGAGCTTGGTGTTGTTGGCTTGATGAACGTACAGCTTGCATACCAGGATGGCGAAATCTACGTGATCGAGGTTAACCCACGTGCATCACGTACTGTACCGTTCGTATCGAAATGTATCGGTGTTTCGCTAGCGAAGATTGCTGCTCTTGTAATGACTGGCAAGTCCCTAGAAGAGCTTGGTTTCACTGAAGAGATCATTCCGACCTACTTCAACGTGAAAGAAGCGGTATTCCCGTTCAACAAATTCCAAGGTGTTGACCCAATTCTTGGCCCTGAGATGAAGTCTACAGGCGAAGTTATGGGAACAGGTGAGACCTTCGGTGAAGCGTTCATGAAGGCGCATATCGGTGCTGGCGACAAACTACCTAAACCAGGTACTGCGTTCATCTCTGTTCGTGACGTAGATAAAGCGGCAGCGCTAGAATTGACTAAGCAGCTTGTTGATCTTGGCTTTAACATCATCTCGACCAGCGGTACGGGTGCGATGCTTAAAGAGAACGGTATTGAAGTTACCCTAGTGAACAAGGTGACTGAAGGTCGTCCAAACATCGTCGACATGCTGAAGAATAAGGAAGTGAACTACGTGGTGAATACCACTGAAGGCCGCAAAGCGATTGCAGACTCTGCAGATATTCGTCGCGCTGCACTTCAGCACAAGGTTCCATACTCTACGACTATCGCTGGCGCAGCTGCGATCACCGAAGCACTTCGCTACGGTGAAGAGCGTACAGTGCGTCGCCTGCAGGATATTCACGCGGAGTCAAACGCATGA
- the ftsH gene encoding ATP-dependent zinc metalloprotease FtsH: MVRNLVLWLVIAAVLMTIFNNFSAESSVGRVSYSDFVAEVQAGRVNRVTVDGYTINGVRDNGERFETVRPAISDPKLIDDLLKHDVIVEGKLPEQQSIWQQLLVATFPILIIIAIFMFFMRQMQGGAGGKGGPMSFGKSKARMMSEDQIKTTFADVAGVEEAKEEVAELVDYLRDPGKFQRLGGHIPRGVLMAGNPGTGKTLLAKAIAGEAKVPFFSISGSDFVEMFVGVGASRVRDMFDQAKKHAPCIIFIDEIDAVGRSRGVGLGGGNDEREQTLNQLLVEMDGFEGTEGIIVIAATNRPDVLDPALLRPGRFDRQVHVGLPDIQGREKILKVHMRKVPLGDDVKPELIARGTPGFSGADLANLVNEAALFAARESRRTVGMDQFEKAKDKIMMGAERKSMVMSYKERLNTAYHEAGHAIVGRLMPEHDPVYKVSIIPRGRALGVTMFLPEEDRYSFSRQGIISQICSLYGGRIAEEMTLGKEGVTTGASNDIQRATQLARNMVTRWGLSEELGPLLYAAEDDDPFGRGMGGGAKPTSGETQNRIDAEVRKIIDECYEKAYTTLKENRDILDSMCEALMKYETIGSDQLDQLMERKEVTPPEGWSDVPERESAAAEEVAKEMSQVNPAESDVPSDELSDVPSDELSEAPSDEESDDQSNDASDTQASDSDDEPTGEGKA; this comes from the coding sequence ATGGTTCGTAATTTAGTGCTCTGGTTGGTCATTGCTGCTGTTCTGATGACTATATTCAACAACTTCAGCGCTGAAAGTAGCGTAGGCCGAGTGAGCTACTCAGACTTTGTTGCTGAGGTGCAAGCGGGTCGCGTCAATCGTGTGACTGTTGATGGTTACACCATTAATGGCGTGCGCGATAACGGTGAGCGTTTTGAAACTGTTCGTCCAGCTATCTCTGACCCTAAATTGATCGATGATCTGTTGAAACATGACGTTATTGTTGAAGGTAAATTGCCTGAGCAGCAGAGCATTTGGCAGCAGTTGTTAGTGGCGACCTTCCCAATCCTGATCATCATCGCAATCTTTATGTTCTTCATGCGTCAGATGCAAGGTGGTGCCGGCGGCAAGGGCGGCCCCATGTCTTTCGGTAAGTCGAAAGCGCGCATGATGAGCGAAGATCAGATCAAAACCACTTTTGCCGATGTTGCTGGTGTTGAAGAGGCTAAAGAGGAAGTTGCAGAGCTTGTTGATTACCTTCGTGACCCTGGTAAGTTCCAGCGCTTAGGTGGCCATATCCCTCGCGGCGTTCTAATGGCAGGTAACCCAGGTACAGGTAAAACTCTGCTTGCGAAAGCGATTGCTGGCGAAGCGAAAGTGCCGTTCTTCAGTATCTCTGGTTCTGATTTCGTTGAGATGTTTGTAGGTGTGGGTGCGTCGCGTGTACGTGACATGTTTGATCAAGCTAAGAAACACGCGCCGTGTATCATCTTTATCGACGAGATTGACGCTGTGGGTCGTTCACGTGGTGTAGGCCTTGGTGGTGGTAACGATGAGCGTGAGCAGACACTCAACCAGTTGCTCGTTGAGATGGATGGCTTTGAGGGTACTGAAGGTATCATCGTCATCGCTGCGACTAACCGTCCAGATGTTCTAGACCCTGCGCTGTTGCGTCCTGGTCGTTTTGACCGTCAGGTGCATGTTGGGCTTCCTGATATCCAGGGACGTGAAAAAATTCTTAAAGTGCACATGCGTAAAGTGCCGCTTGGAGATGATGTTAAACCTGAGCTGATTGCGCGTGGTACGCCGGGCTTCTCGGGTGCTGATCTTGCAAACCTTGTTAACGAAGCTGCCCTTTTTGCAGCGCGTGAGAGCCGTCGTACTGTTGGCATGGATCAGTTTGAGAAAGCAAAAGACAAGATCATGATGGGCGCAGAGCGTAAGTCGATGGTGATGTCTTACAAAGAGCGTCTCAATACTGCATACCATGAAGCTGGGCATGCGATTGTTGGTCGTTTAATGCCAGAGCATGATCCTGTCTACAAGGTTTCTATTATTCCGCGTGGCCGTGCATTGGGTGTAACCATGTTCCTTCCTGAGGAGGACCGATACTCATTCAGTCGTCAGGGCATTATTTCACAGATCTGTTCACTCTATGGTGGTCGAATCGCTGAAGAGATGACGCTCGGCAAAGAGGGCGTTACCACAGGTGCATCAAACGATATTCAGCGTGCAACTCAGCTTGCTCGTAACATGGTGACGCGCTGGGGTCTTTCGGAGGAGCTTGGTCCTCTATTGTATGCGGCTGAAGATGATGATCCGTTTGGTCGTGGCATGGGCGGTGGCGCTAAGCCAACATCGGGTGAGACTCAAAACCGCATTGATGCTGAAGTTCGTAAGATTATTGATGAGTGTTACGAAAAGGCATACACCACGCTAAAAGAGAATCGAGATATTCTTGATTCTATGTGCGAAGCGTTGATGAAGTATGAAACCATCGGTAGTGATCAGCTAGATCAGCTGATGGAACGCAAAGAGGTTACACCGCCAGAGGGTTGGTCGGATGTGCCTGAGCGTGAGTCCGCAGCTGCTGAAGAGGTGGCTAAAGAGATGTCTCAGGTTAATCCTGCAGAATCTGATGTCCCTTCTGATGAATTATCTGATGTCCCTTCTGATGAATTATCTGAAGCTCCTTCTGATGAAGAGTCTGATGATCAATCTAATGATGCATCTGATACTCAAGCGAGTGATTCAGATGATGAGCCAACCGGTGAAGGTAAGGCATAA
- a CDS encoding TRAP transporter substrate-binding protein, with protein sequence MKKRVFIKAAGAAILASLVSVSAQAADFELKMHHFLPAKAPAHAKFFQPWADSIEKASNGRIKIKIYGSMSLGGKPPQLVDQVQDGFVDLIWTLPGYTPGRFPAVSAFENPWMVTDAYETSQALTAYYEANPEVQAEFKDMHVVGLWTHDRGVVYSKGDAIDSVADFAGKKLRNPSRPVAAALEALGATPVGMPVPEMPQALAKNVIDGTVVPFEIVPALKLHELVDNAVEVETADGRGLYTSVFLLGMNKAKYDSMPADLQKVMDDHSGMYFAKIGGEFFKNAENFGRKLIDENAKRSQMPADEVKKMQEATSGVAGEWVKEMDGLGLPGQKLMDSANAMLEKYSK encoded by the coding sequence ATGAAAAAACGCGTATTTATCAAAGCAGCCGGTGCAGCAATCCTTGCTTCACTTGTTTCAGTTTCTGCACAGGCAGCTGATTTCGAACTTAAGATGCACCACTTCCTTCCAGCGAAGGCTCCTGCACATGCTAAGTTCTTCCAGCCATGGGCTGACTCAATTGAGAAAGCATCTAACGGCCGCATCAAAATCAAGATCTACGGTTCAATGTCTCTTGGTGGTAAACCACCTCAGCTAGTCGATCAGGTTCAGGATGGTTTCGTTGACCTAATCTGGACGCTTCCTGGCTACACTCCAGGTCGTTTCCCTGCAGTATCTGCATTTGAAAACCCATGGATGGTGACTGACGCCTACGAAACTTCACAGGCGCTAACTGCATACTACGAAGCAAACCCTGAAGTTCAGGCTGAATTTAAAGATATGCACGTTGTTGGTCTTTGGACTCACGACCGTGGCGTTGTTTACTCTAAAGGCGATGCCATCGACTCAGTTGCAGACTTCGCTGGCAAGAAACTTCGTAACCCAAGCCGTCCAGTAGCTGCAGCTCTGGAAGCTCTTGGTGCTACACCAGTGGGCATGCCTGTACCAGAGATGCCACAGGCACTTGCTAAGAACGTTATCGACGGTACTGTAGTACCTTTCGAAATCGTTCCAGCGCTAAAACTTCACGAGCTTGTTGATAACGCAGTAGAAGTTGAAACTGCAGACGGCCGTGGTCTTTACACTTCTGTCTTCCTACTAGGCATGAACAAAGCTAAGTACGACTCTATGCCTGCTGATCTTCAGAAAGTGATGGATGATCACTCTGGCATGTACTTCGCAAAAATCGGTGGTGAGTTCTTCAAGAACGCTGAAAACTTCGGTCGTAAGCTGATCGACGAGAACGCTAAGCGCTCACAGATGCCTGCTGACGAAGTTAAGAAGATGCAAGAAGCGACTTCTGGCGTAGCTGGCGAATGGGTTAAAGAGATGGATGGTCTAGGTCTTCCTGGCCAGAAGTTGATGGACTCTGCTAACGCTATGCTAGAGAAATACAGCAAGTAA
- a CDS encoding TRAP transporter small permease, whose product MTALLLKTRSLVDYFERATLWLALLSGLILTVMAFTTVTSVAGRYFFSSPINGDTEIVQMFTAVVVALALPYCQMRLGNVIVDVLTASAPARVRLFMDVVGSLLLGILFYFLAVQAYDGGLAAQRYSNETMMLRMKEWWFYMTISFGFSLTSIAGFIKPIAIYADYKGAK is encoded by the coding sequence GTGACAGCACTGTTACTCAAAACCCGGTCCCTTGTGGACTACTTCGAGCGAGCCACTTTGTGGCTCGCTCTTTTATCGGGCTTAATTCTTACGGTAATGGCATTCACCACTGTAACCAGTGTGGCTGGCCGTTACTTTTTCTCCTCTCCGATTAACGGTGATACCGAGATCGTGCAGATGTTCACCGCCGTGGTGGTTGCCCTCGCGCTTCCCTACTGCCAAATGCGACTAGGTAACGTTATTGTTGACGTCTTAACTGCATCAGCCCCTGCGCGTGTTCGACTTTTTATGGATGTTGTTGGTAGCTTACTACTAGGTATCCTTTTCTATTTCCTAGCAGTTCAAGCTTATGATGGCGGCCTCGCGGCTCAACGCTACAGTAACGAAACTATGATGCTTCGCATGAAAGAGTGGTGGTTTTATATGACTATCTCTTTTGGTTTCAGCCTAACCTCTATCGCTGGGTTTATTAAACCTATTGCGATCTATGCAGATTACAAAGGTGCTAAATGA
- a CDS encoding TRAP transporter large permease encodes MSDPVIAGLIILFMLVIMFLRVPIGIAMMLAGAVGYSVIDDFSTLLFYMKGSSFGQMASHSLSIIPLFLLMGNLATRSGISRSLFTGVNAFIGHYRGGLALAAVGGCGLFGAICGSSLATAATMGQVALPEMKRHGYHGAMATGALAAGGTLGILIPPSIVLIIYAILTEQNIVKLFMAAMVPGVMAIMGYMLVIAILVKLRPHYADKSQKASWAERGKAIIDLIPAAFLFIGVLGGIYGGIFTPSEAAAYGVVGTIVIALINRQLTWEGFLECLKSTAINSAMIFVIILGADIFNAFLSLSGMPEELANWIIGTNMAPMMVLLLMLAVYLVLGCLMDSLSMILLTVPIFFPAIMGLDFGMTEEQTALWFGIICLIVVEVGMITPPVGMNVFIINKIADGVPMRDTFAGVLPFLASDFVRVALLLIFPVLTWGIIPD; translated from the coding sequence ATGAGTGATCCAGTCATTGCAGGATTAATTATCCTGTTCATGCTCGTCATCATGTTCCTACGCGTACCTATCGGTATCGCAATGATGCTAGCGGGTGCCGTAGGTTACTCAGTAATTGATGACTTCAGTACGCTTCTTTTCTACATGAAGGGCTCATCATTTGGTCAAATGGCGAGCCACTCGCTTTCGATCATCCCGCTATTCCTTTTGATGGGTAACCTAGCTACCCGCTCCGGAATTAGCCGTTCGCTATTTACCGGTGTAAACGCATTCATTGGGCACTATCGTGGCGGTCTAGCACTAGCTGCTGTCGGTGGCTGCGGCCTCTTTGGCGCTATCTGTGGCTCTTCACTAGCAACGGCCGCAACTATGGGCCAAGTTGCACTTCCAGAGATGAAACGTCACGGTTACCACGGTGCTATGGCAACAGGTGCTCTTGCTGCAGGCGGCACACTGGGTATTTTAATCCCACCATCAATTGTACTGATCATCTATGCCATTCTGACTGAGCAGAACATTGTGAAGCTATTTATGGCGGCAATGGTTCCTGGTGTCATGGCGATCATGGGCTACATGCTGGTTATTGCCATTCTGGTTAAACTGCGTCCGCACTATGCAGACAAGAGCCAGAAAGCGAGCTGGGCAGAGCGTGGCAAGGCTATTATTGATCTTATTCCAGCAGCCTTCCTTTTCATCGGCGTTCTCGGCGGCATCTACGGCGGTATATTCACGCCATCTGAAGCTGCGGCGTACGGTGTAGTCGGCACAATAGTTATTGCACTGATCAACCGTCAGTTGACCTGGGAAGGTTTCCTAGAGTGTCTTAAATCAACGGCGATCAACAGCGCTATGATCTTTGTAATCATTCTAGGTGCAGATATCTTCAACGCTTTCTTGAGCCTAAGCGGCATGCCTGAAGAGCTAGCAAACTGGATTATTGGTACCAATATGGCGCCAATGATGGTCCTACTGCTTATGCTTGCTGTCTACCTGGTACTCGGCTGTTTGATGGACTCGTTGTCGATGATCCTACTGACTGTGCCTATCTTCTTCCCTGCGATTATGGGTCTAGATTTTGGTATGACAGAAGAGCAGACCGCACTTTGGTTCGGCATTATCTGTCTGATCGTTGTTGAGGTCGGCATGATTACCCCTCCGGTAGGTATGAACGTATTCATCATCAACAAGATTGCAGATGGCGTACCGATGCGAGATACCTTCGCAGGCGTACTGCCATTCCTAGCATCAGACTTTGTTCGTGTAGCGCTGCTACTGATATTCCCAGTTTTGACCTGGGGTATTATTCCGGACTAA
- the carA gene encoding glutamine-hydrolyzing carbamoyl-phosphate synthase small subunit, translating to MTQPAILALEDGSIFRGISIGAEGESTGEVVFNTSMTGYQEILTDPSYCRQIVTLTYPHIGNVGCNPEDAESDRTWVAGLVIRDLPLMASNFRSEQALDAYLKERNILGIAGIDTRRLTRILREKGAQNGCIMAGENLDEAKAVEAARAFPGLKGMDLAKVVTRDTQDAWRTSTWKLGSGCAEIADADQQFHVVAYDFGVKSNILRMLVERGCRLTVVPAQTPAADVLALNPDGVFLSNGPGDPEPCDYAITAIREILETKLPVFGICLGHQLLALASGAQTEKMKFGHHGANHPVQDLDSKHVMITSQNHGFAVSEGSMPSTLRATHKSLFDGSLQGIERTDRPAFSFQGHPEASPGPHDVAPLFDRFIEMMRAAN from the coding sequence TTGACGCAGCCAGCCATTCTAGCCCTTGAAGACGGTTCTATTTTTAGGGGGATTTCGATTGGCGCCGAAGGCGAATCGACTGGTGAGGTAGTTTTCAACACCTCGATGACCGGTTACCAAGAGATCCTCACAGACCCATCTTACTGCCGTCAGATCGTGACACTGACTTACCCGCATATCGGGAACGTTGGTTGTAACCCTGAAGACGCTGAATCAGACCGCACTTGGGTTGCAGGTCTCGTGATTCGTGATCTACCGCTGATGGCGAGCAACTTCCGTTCAGAACAGGCACTGGATGCCTACCTTAAAGAGCGCAACATTCTCGGTATTGCTGGTATTGATACCCGCCGCTTGACTCGCATTTTGCGTGAAAAAGGTGCGCAGAACGGTTGCATCATGGCTGGTGAAAACCTAGATGAGGCTAAAGCAGTTGAAGCTGCTCGTGCATTCCCAGGCCTTAAAGGTATGGACCTTGCAAAAGTTGTTACCCGCGACACGCAAGATGCTTGGCGTACCTCAACTTGGAAGCTTGGCAGTGGCTGTGCTGAGATTGCTGATGCTGATCAGCAGTTCCATGTGGTTGCTTATGACTTCGGTGTTAAATCAAATATTCTTCGCATGTTGGTTGAGCGTGGCTGTCGTTTGACAGTTGTTCCAGCGCAAACACCGGCTGCGGATGTGTTGGCGTTGAACCCAGATGGCGTGTTCCTTTCGAACGGCCCTGGCGATCCAGAGCCTTGTGACTACGCTATCACTGCAATTCGCGAAATTCTTGAGACTAAGTTGCCTGTATTCGGTATCTGTCTTGGTCACCAGCTGCTAGCACTAGCATCAGGTGCGCAAACCGAGAAGATGAAGTTTGGTCACCACGGTGCCAACCACCCAGTTCAGGATCTTGACTCTAAGCATGTGATGATCACCTCTCAGAACCACGGTTTCGCTGTTTCTGAAGGTTCAATGCCAAGTACGCTGCGTGCGACCCATAAGTCGCTATTCGACGGCTCACTGCAGGGTATCGAACGTACCGATCGTCCAGCATTCAGTTTCCAAGGGCACCCTGAAGCGAGCCCAGGTCCACACGATGTGGCACCACTTTTTGATCGCTTTATAGAAATGATGCGCGCGGCTAACTAA
- the yhbY gene encoding ribosome assembly RNA-binding protein YhbY gives MSLTTDQKKRLRTRAHDLNPIVIVGGNGLSEGVQLEVDRALEDHELIKVKFAVGDRDVKKALIKELVGVVEAELIQEIGNIAVLFRASQEPNPKLSNLMR, from the coding sequence ATGAGCTTAACGACCGATCAAAAAAAGCGTCTTCGCACGCGTGCTCACGATCTAAATCCTATTGTCATCGTTGGTGGCAATGGCCTGAGCGAGGGGGTACAACTTGAAGTTGACCGCGCCCTTGAAGATCACGAGCTGATTAAAGTTAAATTTGCGGTAGGCGATCGCGACGTTAAAAAAGCCCTTATAAAAGAGCTTGTTGGCGTAGTGGAAGCGGAACTCATTCAAGAGATAGGCAACATCGCCGTGCTATTCAGAGCATCACAGGAGCCTAACCCTAAGCTATCCAATTTAATGCGCTAA